From a region of the Epinephelus fuscoguttatus linkage group LG21, E.fuscoguttatus.final_Chr_v1 genome:
- the nanog gene encoding homeobox protein NANOG: MADWKTQISYNYNASYHAYAYGLVYPTGAEQNHGSLTNWGEAQAQDLSNYNAGMAQAYYTTTDKTHEESPPGSPDGHAVNIHGHFQGPGVLHLGDSPAGRLLLAGAPRVAYNVGAHEVRRVRSDSTSDSEAHTSPDSWSSGSSKEGLPRADPATWANKDLDDEACSRSPDASEDVPNTLMEEPKIFTVSGDEGTNNTTSLSAPLTAPKKPSTTSAAPKGKVRSAFSESQMNALVQRFSVKRYLTPNEMRNLADLTGLTYKQVKTWFQNRRMKLRRHQKDTSWVSERYSNNKGSPVGPMYTNITSHIPPYQGEALTQLKGHYNQHMMGTAFKKTPQNLAFYLAAMGSAGGPAGYSPWSPGSSQTGAPSRPQAAGWSMPSGVSHYDYDPNAFSPVGAASVNNIGQGTSFDNKDGDPVNGRTSLNAAIVHNVNQ, translated from the exons ATGGCAGACTGGAAGACGCAGATAAGCTACAACTACAACGCCTCTTACCATGCCTACGCTTACGGCCTCGTGTACCCAACCGGAGCAGAGCAAAACCACGGGAGCCTTACCAACTGGGGCGAAGCTCAAGCCCAGGATTTGAGCAACTACAATGCCGGGATGGCACAGGCCTACTACACCACCACCGACAAGACTCATGAGGAGTCTCCGCCTGGCAGTCCAGACGGGCATGCCGTGAACATCCACGGTCACTTCCAGGGCCCTGGTGTTCTCCACCTCGGTGACAGTCCGGCAGGCCGTTTGCTCTTGGCCGGAGCTCCGCGGGTTGCTTACAATGTAGGAGCACATGAGGTCAGGCGGGTCCGGAGCGATTCGACCAGTGACTCGGAGGCACACACCTCACCAG ATTCATGGAGTTCTGGCAGCAGCAAAGAAGGTCTCCCGCGGGCAGACCCCGCCACCTGGGCAAATAAAGATCTTGATGATGAGGCATGCAGCAGGAGCCCGGATGCCAGTGAGGATGTTCCCAACACTCTCATGGAGGAGCCAAAGATCTTTACTGTCAGTGGGGATGAGGGCACTAACAACactacctctctctctgcaccCTTAACTGCTCCAAAGAAGCCAAGCACTACTTCTGCTGCCCCTAAAGGAAAAGTCCGGTCAGCCTTCTCAGAGAGTCAAATGAATGCTCTTGTCCAGCGCTTCAGTGTGAAGAGGTACCTCACCCCAAATGAAATGAGGAACCTGGCAGACCTGACTGGACTGACCTACAAACAG GTTAAGACTTGGTTTCAGAACCGAAGGATGAAACTAAGGAGGCATCAGAAAGACACCAGCTGGGTGTCTGAGCGCTACAGCAACAACAAAGGAAGCCCAGTTGGGCCCATGTACACAAACATTACCTCACATATCCCTCCT TATCAAGGAGAAGCCCTGACTCAGCTCAAGGGGCATTACAACCAGCACATGATGGGGACAGCCTTCAAGAAGACCCCACAGAACCTGGCCTTCTACCTGGCTGCCATGGGCTCTGCTGGTGGACCTGCTGGCTACTCTCCCTGGTCCCCTGGCTCATCCCAGACTGGAGCTCCCTCCAGGCCCCAGGCAGCTGGCTGGTCTATGCCCTCAGGTGTGAGCCACTATGATTACGACCCCAATGCATTCAGCCCAGTCGGTGCTGCCTCTGTGAATAACATCGGGCAGGGCACAAGCTTTGACAACAAAGATGGGGATCCTGTCAACGGCCGCACCTCTTTGAACGCAGCCATTGTACACAATGTCAATCAGTAG
- the tm9sf1 gene encoding transmembrane 9 superfamily member 1: protein MQCGIGHLPGGCQRAMGLHCVLILCLFSGWAVGYKQGDNVTLYVNKVGPYHNPQETYHYYTLPVCRPEKVHHKSLTLGEVLDGDRMAESLYYIRFKENMEKRTLCKLTLSEKQVDQLREAIEELFYFEFVLDDIPIWGFVGYIEESGFLPHSHKVGLWTHLDFNIEYNGDSVIFANVSVKDVKPVPLEEGAGSAVGGVGVGGGSLTVTHTYSVRWFESPLPHSRRAERLRDYSFFPKTLEIHWLSIINSLVLVVLLLGFVIIILMRVLKNDFARYNVEEEGGCDDLDQGDNGWKIIHTDVFRFPPYKSLLCAVLGVGAQFLTLATGIIFMALMGMFNVHRHGAINSAAIVLYALTSCVSGYVSCSFYTQINGQRWVWNIILTSSLFSAPLFLTWSVVNSIHWWSGSTQALPATTVLLILGAWVLVGFPLTVIGGIVGKNRAGSFQAPCRTRNIARQIPTQPWYKHTAVHMAIGGFLPFSAISVELYYIFATVWGREHYTLYGILLCVFAILLSVGACISVALTYFLLSGEDYRWWWRSVLSTGSTGLFIFVYSVFYYRNRSSMSGLVQSTEFFGYSLLTAMVFSLMLGSVSFWASLAFIRYIYRSLKMD from the exons ATGCAGTGTGGAATAGGACACCTGCCAGGTGGCTGCCAGAGGGCGATGGGCCTGCACTGCGTCTTGATCCTGTGCTTGTTCTCAGGCTGGGCAGTGGGCTACAAGCAGGGGGACAACGTGACTCTCTATGTCAACAAAGTGGGCCCTTATCATAACCCCCAGGAGACATATCACTATTACACCCTGCCTGTTTGCAGACCGGAGAAG GTGCATCACAAGTCCCTGACACTGGGAGAAGTGTTGGATGGTGACAGGATGGCAGAGTCGTTATATTACATCAGATTCAAAGAGAACATGGAGAAAAGAACTCTTTGCAAGCTCACTCTGTCAGAGAAACAG gtggaCCAGCTTCGTGAGGCCATCGAGGAGCTGTTCTACTTTGAATTCGTCCTGGATGATATTCCAATCTGGGGGTTTGTAGGATACATAGAAGAGAGCGGCTTCCTGCCTCACAGCCACAAG gtggGTTTGTGGACTCACCTAGACTTCAACATTGAGTACAACGGCGACTCAGTGATTTTCgccaatgtctcagtaaaagaCGTCAAACCTGTTCCCCTGGAGGAGGGAGCGGGTTCAGCAGTGGGCGGAGTCGGGGTGGGTGGAGGCAGCTTGACCGTCACCCACACCTACAGCGTGCGCTGGTTCGAGTCTCCCCTGCCTCACTCCCGGAGAGCCGAGCGCCTCAGAGACTACTCGTTCTTCCCCAAAACACTGGAGATCCACTGGCTCTCCATCATTAACTCactggtgctggtggtgctgctgctgggcttcgtcatcatcatcctcatgcGGGTCCTTAAGAATGACTTTGCCAG GTAcaatgtggaggaggagggtgggtgTGATGATCTTGACCAGGGAGACAACGGCTGGAAGATCATACACACTGATGTCTTCAGGTTTCCCCCTTATAAGAGCCTGCTGTGTGCCGTGCTGGGAGTGGGGGCTCAGTTTCTTACCCTTGCCACAG GAATCATCTTCATGGCATTGATGGGAATGTTCAATGTGCACCGCCATGGTGCCATCAACTCTGCAGCTATCGTCCTGTACGCTCTGACCAGCTGCGTGTCAGGCTACGTGTCTTGTAGCTTTTACACACAAATCAACGGCCAGCGCTGGGTGTGGAACATCATCCTCACCTCGTCGCTCTTCTCCG CTCCACTGTTCCTGACATGGAGTGTTGTGAACTCGATTCACTGGTGGAGCGGCTCCACTCAGGCTCTGCCTGCCACCACCGTGCTCCTCATTCTGGGTGCCTGGGTGCTGGTGGGCTTCCCACTCACCGTCATTGGCGGCATTGTGGGGAAGAACCGCGCCGGCAGCTTCCAGGCGCCGTGCCGCACTCGCAACATCGCACGGCAGATACCCACACAGCCCTGGTACAAACACACGGCTGTACACATGGCTATCGGTGGCTTCCTGCCATTCAG TGCCATCTCAGTGGAGCTGTACTACATCTTTGCCACAGTTTGGGGCAGAGAGCACTACACCCTCTACGGCATCCTGCTATGCGTCTTTGCCATCCTCCTCTCAGTGGGTGCATGCATTTCTGTTGCACTCACCTACTTCCTGCTGTCTGGCGAAGACTACCGGTGGTGGTGGCGGAGCGTCTTGAGCACCGGCTCCACAGGCCTCTTCATCTTCGTCTACTCTGTTTTCTACTACCGGAACCGGTCCTCTATGAGCGGCCTGGTGCAGAGCACCGAATTCTTCGGTTACTCTCTGCTCACAGCGATGGTCTTTTCACTGATGCTGGGCAGCGTGTCATTCTGGGCCTCACTGGCATTTATTCGCTACATCTACCGTAGCCTCAAGATGGACTAA